From Humibacter ginsenosidimutans, a single genomic window includes:
- the panB gene encoding 3-methyl-2-oxobutanoate hydroxymethyltransferase: protein MADQASGSSSNPVEERPYGGTPEGPKRVRTRHFQNAKANGIKITGLTSYDMLSARIFDEAGIDFLLVGDSAGNNVFGYDTTLPVTVDDLIPLTRAVAHAVTRAFVVADMPFGSYETDVQDALHTAVRFMKETGAHAVKLEGGRRSAKQIRRIVDAGIPVMAHIGYTPQSEHQLGGHIIQGRGDRGIDDLLADAHAIEEAGAFAVVLEMVPADAAARVTEELTIPTIGVGAGPHVDGQLLVWTDWAGFTTGRVPRFVRQYADLKGVLGEAAQRYKADVEGGEYPGPEHSY from the coding sequence ATGGCTGACCAGGCAAGCGGATCGTCGTCCAACCCTGTCGAGGAGCGGCCCTACGGCGGCACCCCAGAGGGGCCGAAACGAGTGCGAACCCGGCACTTCCAGAACGCGAAGGCCAACGGCATCAAGATCACGGGCCTGACCAGCTACGACATGCTGAGCGCCCGCATCTTCGACGAGGCCGGCATCGACTTCCTGCTCGTCGGAGACTCCGCAGGCAACAACGTCTTCGGATACGACACCACCTTGCCCGTCACCGTCGACGACCTCATCCCGCTCACCAGAGCCGTGGCGCACGCCGTCACTCGCGCATTCGTGGTGGCCGACATGCCCTTCGGCTCTTACGAGACCGACGTGCAAGACGCGCTGCACACAGCGGTGCGCTTCATGAAGGAGACCGGCGCCCACGCCGTCAAGCTCGAGGGCGGGCGGCGCAGCGCCAAGCAGATCCGTCGCATCGTCGATGCGGGCATCCCCGTCATGGCGCACATCGGGTACACGCCGCAGAGCGAGCACCAGCTGGGCGGACACATCATCCAGGGTCGGGGCGATCGCGGCATCGACGATCTGCTCGCCGACGCTCACGCCATCGAGGAGGCAGGTGCCTTCGCCGTGGTGCTCGAGATGGTGCCCGCGGATGCCGCCGCCCGCGTCACGGAGGAACTCACGATCCCGACGATCGGTGTCGGTGCCGGCCCGCACGTCGACGGCCAGCTTCTGGTCTGGACGGACTGGGCGGGCTTCACGACGGGACGCGTGCCACGCTTCGTTCGGCAGTATGCCGATCTCAAGGGTGTGCTCGGGGAAGCGGCGCAGCGCTACAAGGCCGACGTCGAAGGCGGCGAGTACCCCGGCCCCGAGCACAGCTACTGA
- a CDS encoding SPOR domain-containing protein → MAEPFPNDIEHKYWYNLKTGQVEQGFKSPAPNRVGPFDTHEEAEHALETLRENSARWAEEDAKDS, encoded by the coding sequence ATGGCTGAGCCGTTCCCGAACGACATCGAGCACAAGTACTGGTACAACCTCAAGACCGGTCAGGTCGAGCAGGGGTTCAAGTCACCGGCGCCCAACCGAGTCGGACCGTTCGATACGCACGAAGAGGCCGAGCACGCGCTCGAGACGCTCCGCGAGAACAGCGCACGCTGGGCCGAAGAAGACGCCAAGGACTCCTGA
- the map gene encoding type I methionyl aminopeptidase, whose product MPKDSSGHLIPGRVSPRRPVPADIPRPEYVGKPGPTRDDRGDVYSAEEIELIRESGRIAAQAIALVGEHAVPGTTTEQLDVLAHDFLVDNGAYPSTLGYRGYPKSICSSVNEVICHGIPDDTVLEDGDIVNIDITAFKNGFHGDSNQTFIVGQASDDVSLLVERTREAMNRGIKAVAPGRQVNVIGRAIESYAKRFGYGVVRDFTGHGVGRAFHSGLIIPHYDSAPAHDTEMVPGMVFTIEPMLTLGGYDWDMWADDWTVTTKDKSITAQFEHTLVVTERGADILTLP is encoded by the coding sequence ATGCCCAAGGACTCCTCCGGCCATCTGATCCCCGGTCGCGTTTCGCCGAGACGCCCCGTGCCCGCCGACATCCCCCGCCCCGAATACGTCGGCAAGCCGGGACCGACGCGCGACGATCGCGGCGACGTCTATTCGGCAGAGGAGATCGAGCTGATCCGCGAGTCGGGGCGCATCGCGGCGCAGGCCATCGCGCTCGTCGGTGAGCACGCGGTGCCGGGAACGACGACGGAGCAGCTGGATGTCCTCGCCCACGATTTTCTCGTCGACAACGGCGCGTATCCGTCCACCCTCGGCTACCGGGGCTATCCGAAATCGATCTGCTCGTCGGTCAACGAGGTCATCTGCCACGGCATCCCCGACGACACGGTGCTCGAGGACGGCGACATCGTCAACATCGACATCACGGCGTTCAAGAACGGATTCCACGGAGACAGCAACCAGACGTTCATCGTCGGGCAGGCATCCGACGACGTCAGCCTGCTCGTCGAGCGCACGCGCGAGGCCATGAACCGCGGCATCAAGGCCGTCGCCCCCGGCCGGCAGGTCAACGTGATCGGGCGCGCCATCGAGTCGTATGCCAAGCGATTCGGGTACGGAGTGGTGCGCGACTTCACCGGGCACGGCGTCGGCCGCGCATTCCACTCGGGGCTGATCATCCCGCACTACGACTCCGCCCCCGCCCACGACACCGAGATGGTGCCTGGCATGGTGTTCACCATCGAGCCCATGCTGACGCTCGGCGGGTACGACTGGGACATGTGGGCGGACGACTGGACGGTCACGACGAAAGACAAGTCGATCACGGCGCAGTTCGAGCACACCTTGGTGGTCACCGAGCGAGGCGCAGACATCCTGACGCTCCCCTGA
- the ppgK gene encoding polyphosphate--glucose phosphotransferase: MTSTTAIGIDIGGTGIKGGIVDLSTGELVSDRVKLATPKGGEPDGILEVTKQVLDALGGDAESNPVGVCFPAIVKNGRTMSAANISKKWVGLEAEKLFEKTLGRDILFVNDADAAGYAETEFGAAKDVDGLVILTTLGTGIGSALIYDGILVPNAELGHIEIDGHDAESRAAYSAKEREDLDWEHWCKRLTKYYRTVEFLFSPDLFVVGGGVSKHWDEFGDLIDIETKIVPAVHRNNAGILGAAALAARGHHRRTTAAE; encoded by the coding sequence ATGACCTCCACGACGGCAATCGGCATCGACATCGGCGGCACGGGGATCAAGGGAGGGATCGTCGACCTCAGCACGGGTGAGCTGGTGAGCGACCGCGTCAAGCTCGCGACGCCGAAGGGCGGTGAACCCGACGGCATCCTCGAGGTGACCAAACAGGTTCTCGACGCGCTCGGCGGCGACGCCGAGAGCAACCCGGTCGGTGTCTGCTTCCCCGCGATCGTCAAGAACGGCCGCACCATGTCCGCCGCCAACATCTCCAAGAAATGGGTGGGCCTCGAGGCGGAGAAGCTCTTCGAGAAGACACTCGGTCGCGACATCCTGTTCGTCAACGACGCCGACGCCGCGGGCTACGCGGAGACCGAGTTCGGTGCGGCGAAGGATGTCGACGGTCTCGTCATCCTGACCACCCTCGGCACGGGCATCGGGTCCGCTTTGATCTACGACGGAATCCTGGTGCCGAACGCCGAGCTCGGACACATCGAGATCGACGGGCACGACGCGGAGAGTCGCGCTGCGTATTCCGCCAAGGAGCGCGAAGACCTCGACTGGGAACACTGGTGCAAGCGGCTCACCAAGTACTACCGGACCGTGGAGTTCCTCTTCTCCCCCGATCTGTTCGTCGTGGGCGGCGGGGTGTCGAAGCACTGGGACGAGTTCGGCGACCTGATCGACATCGAGACGAAGATCGTGCCGGCCGTGCACCGCAACAACGCCGGCATCCTCGGTGCTGCGGCACTCGCCGCTCGGGGCCACCACCGTCGCACCACGGCAGCCGAGTAG
- a CDS encoding zinc ribbon domain-containing protein translates to MSEVKADPRDQLELLRVQELDNAITQANRAVANPPQATRLAELAPQLAEVRDRRRTASGELDDARAELARLEADVKVVEARAARDEDRMQHTASVKDVAALEAEIEALRKRRNDLEDIELTIMERIEEVEGTIARIDADGASVEQSVAQLESERDEAVAAAQRKKADAATDRATLVAALPADLVTLYDKQRERYGVGAARLVGGVSLASNMKLSPSDLASVHAAAPDDVVLCPDSGAILIRDENS, encoded by the coding sequence GTGAGTGAAGTGAAGGCCGATCCCCGCGACCAACTCGAGCTGCTGCGCGTGCAGGAGCTCGACAACGCGATCACCCAGGCGAATCGCGCGGTCGCGAACCCGCCGCAGGCGACGCGGTTGGCCGAACTGGCACCGCAGCTGGCAGAGGTGCGCGACAGGCGACGAACGGCATCCGGCGAGCTCGATGACGCACGAGCCGAGCTCGCCCGTCTCGAGGCCGACGTGAAGGTCGTCGAGGCACGCGCTGCCCGCGACGAAGACCGCATGCAGCACACGGCGTCGGTCAAAGACGTCGCGGCACTCGAGGCCGAGATCGAGGCGCTCCGCAAGCGCCGCAACGACCTGGAGGACATCGAGCTCACCATCATGGAGCGCATCGAAGAGGTCGAGGGCACGATCGCTCGGATCGATGCCGACGGTGCATCGGTGGAGCAGAGCGTCGCGCAGCTCGAATCCGAGCGGGACGAAGCCGTCGCCGCCGCCCAGCGCAAGAAGGCGGATGCCGCGACCGACCGCGCGACGCTCGTCGCCGCCCTGCCCGCCGATCTCGTCACGCTCTACGACAAGCAGCGCGAACGCTATGGCGTGGGTGCGGCACGACTCGTCGGGGGAGTGTCCCTGGCCTCGAACATGAAGCTGTCGCCGTCCGACCTGGCGTCGGTGCATGCCGCGGCTCCTGACGACGTCGTGCTCTGCCCCGACAGCGGCGCCATCCTGATCAGGGACGAGAACTCCTGA
- a CDS encoding Nif3-like dinuclear metal center hexameric protein: protein MPTIAEILTSTELLWPVAGAEPWDAPGLVSGDPAASVDRVLLTVDVVSDVVDEAVDGSFQLVLAHHPLLLRGVTSVAEDRYKGSLVARLIRAGCGLVTAHTNADVVTDGVSDVFARALGLVDARPLVPENGTSGLGRVGDLPTVTTLGELARRLGDLLPPTAGGIRVAGDYRRAVQRVSLCGGAGDAFLREPAVLGSDVYVTSDLRHHPASEFLEQAKLSGGPALIDVSHWAAEWLWLETAAGQLSTAFPGLEVVVSDLRTDPWDFVVVQ, encoded by the coding sequence GTGCCGACGATCGCCGAAATCCTCACCAGCACCGAACTCCTCTGGCCGGTGGCCGGAGCCGAACCGTGGGATGCTCCCGGCCTCGTCAGCGGCGACCCCGCGGCATCCGTCGATCGGGTTCTGCTCACCGTCGACGTCGTCTCCGACGTGGTCGACGAGGCCGTCGACGGCAGCTTCCAGCTCGTGCTGGCCCATCATCCGCTCCTGCTCCGCGGAGTCACCAGTGTCGCGGAAGACAGGTACAAGGGTTCTTTGGTCGCACGGTTGATCCGCGCTGGTTGCGGTCTCGTCACGGCGCACACGAATGCCGACGTCGTCACCGATGGCGTGTCCGACGTCTTCGCCCGCGCGCTCGGACTCGTGGATGCTCGACCCCTCGTCCCCGAGAACGGCACGTCGGGCCTCGGTCGAGTCGGCGACCTTCCCACGGTGACAACCTTGGGAGAACTTGCACGCAGGCTCGGCGATCTGCTGCCGCCGACGGCCGGCGGCATCCGCGTCGCGGGCGACTACCGGCGCGCGGTGCAGCGCGTCTCCCTGTGCGGGGGCGCGGGAGACGCCTTCCTCCGCGAGCCCGCGGTGCTCGGCTCCGACGTGTACGTCACCTCCGATCTGCGCCATCATCCGGCGTCCGAGTTCCTGGAACAGGCGAAGCTCTCAGGCGGCCCGGCGCTCATCGACGTCTCGCATTGGGCGGCGGAATGGCTCTGGCTCGAGACGGCCGCCGGGCAGCTGTCGACCGCATTCCCCGGTCTCGAGGTCGTGGTGAGCGACCTGCGCACGGATCCGTGGGACTTCGTCGTCGTTCAGTGA